From the genome of Blautia pseudococcoides, one region includes:
- a CDS encoding M20/M25/M40 family metallo-hydrolase, which translates to MSREFLYGLLETASVSGFEEEIQQKVIKYAGEFADEIYTDEIADVVSVINPASKVKVMLSAHMDEIGLMVSHITEKGMLHVSKAGGIYPGTYPGQKVRVMHEGNVVYGAVRNHSSLNKKELEITDIIIDIGAVSKEDAMAAAACGDPVIFDTDHRELLNDRLCARGLDNRLGGYIILEAAKKAKEQGCTCGVYAAATVGEELTKHGASWCASRIAPTLAVVVDVTYTSDYEGARAIENGEILLGGGPVFLQNSFSHKMLVGRLKKAAQNLDIKYQWENGCGRTCTDADAIHVAGRGIPTTVMSIPLRYMHNPAEVCSMEDVQGCIDVLAEFLCGIGPDICLKPLEG; encoded by the coding sequence ATGAGCAGAGAATTTTTATACGGGCTGCTGGAAACAGCCTCTGTTTCCGGTTTTGAGGAGGAGATCCAGCAAAAGGTCATTAAATACGCAGGGGAATTTGCAGATGAGATCTACACGGATGAAATCGCCGATGTGGTGAGTGTTATAAACCCGGCGTCAAAGGTCAAAGTCATGCTGTCTGCCCATATGGATGAGATTGGCCTCATGGTGTCACATATTACGGAAAAAGGAATGCTCCATGTATCCAAGGCGGGCGGTATTTATCCGGGCACTTATCCTGGGCAGAAGGTCAGAGTTATGCATGAGGGAAATGTGGTTTACGGTGCAGTCCGCAACCACAGTTCCCTGAACAAGAAAGAGTTGGAGATCACAGATATCATCATTGATATCGGAGCGGTTTCAAAGGAAGACGCCATGGCTGCCGCAGCGTGCGGGGACCCGGTGATCTTTGACACGGATCACAGAGAGCTTTTAAATGACAGGCTCTGCGCCAGGGGCCTTGACAACCGCCTGGGCGGGTACATCATCCTGGAAGCGGCGAAAAAAGCAAAGGAGCAGGGCTGTACATGCGGTGTCTATGCAGCGGCCACCGTGGGGGAGGAGCTAACAAAACACGGGGCTTCCTGGTGCGCGTCCCGTATCGCCCCCACCCTGGCAGTTGTGGTGGATGTGACATATACCAGTGATTATGAGGGCGCAAGGGCCATTGAAAACGGGGAGATCCTTCTGGGCGGAGGACCTGTTTTCCTGCAGAATTCCTTCAGCCATAAAATGCTGGTGGGGCGGCTTAAAAAAGCTGCACAGAATCTGGACATAAAGTACCAGTGGGAGAACGGCTGCGGCAGGACCTGTACGGATGCAGATGCCATTCATGTGGCAGGCAGGGGGATTCCCACCACAGTTATGTCCATACCTCTTCGGTATATGCACAATCCGGCA
- a CDS encoding MATE family efflux transporter, which translates to MYGKKAIKREIYQIIIPMILENILQISANLVITAMVGRLLANDISAQGICIRITDTLWCFYKGVAIGATVLIARAYGGGRHQECRKIAEQTMLTELIIVLVFQVVLYFQAPLFLGFFSKDAQILSLAQGYMKTIVFGFPFVVIMTVVTASFQGYGNTKVPMYIAVLMNVVNIICGYCFIFGAFGIPGMGIKGAATALVTAQAVGACTGLYLLYKKKGGLFRKMPAAHRFFSFDRRCINEIYTTGIPAALESMFWQFSAIILSKVILFYGNQAFAAYQLGIQAEEITEMPAIGFSTASTTLAARAIGRQDEELRRVYFKELLKVGVVISSITSVLLIVLPQFFMTLMTDKPELQAIGVVYVFVMGFIQIPQNLSRIYNGTIRAMGYKNAPMLVAGFGIWIVRIPLCMLAAYVLGLPLTAIWIIIAVDQISRFLLSAGLYYRINRKRERILEAAQNG; encoded by the coding sequence GTGTACGGAAAAAAGGCTATAAAACGAGAGATTTATCAAATCATTATTCCGATGATACTGGAAAACATACTTCAAATTTCAGCGAACCTGGTGATCACGGCTATGGTGGGACGGCTGCTTGCAAACGACATTTCCGCACAGGGGATCTGTATCCGGATCACGGATACTTTATGGTGTTTTTATAAGGGTGTGGCCATTGGAGCCACGGTCCTGATCGCCCGGGCGTACGGCGGGGGCAGGCACCAGGAGTGCAGGAAAATCGCGGAGCAGACCATGCTCACGGAACTGATCATTGTACTTGTCTTCCAGGTGGTGCTGTATTTTCAGGCACCGCTTTTTCTGGGGTTTTTCTCAAAGGATGCCCAGATCCTTTCCCTGGCCCAGGGGTATATGAAGACCATTGTGTTCGGTTTTCCCTTTGTGGTGATCATGACAGTGGTGACAGCTTCTTTCCAGGGATACGGCAACACGAAAGTGCCTATGTATATTGCGGTGCTCATGAATGTGGTCAATATCATCTGCGGCTACTGTTTTATCTTCGGTGCGTTCGGCATTCCGGGTATGGGGATCAAAGGCGCGGCCACAGCTCTTGTGACAGCCCAGGCAGTGGGTGCGTGCACCGGGCTGTATCTGCTGTATAAAAAGAAGGGCGGGCTGTTTCGGAAAATGCCCGCGGCCCACAGGTTCTTCAGTTTTGACAGACGGTGTATTAACGAAATCTACACCACAGGGATCCCGGCAGCGCTGGAGAGTATGTTCTGGCAGTTTTCTGCCATTATTTTGAGCAAGGTGATCCTGTTTTACGGAAACCAGGCATTTGCCGCATACCAGCTCGGCATACAGGCGGAGGAGATCACGGAGATGCCGGCTATTGGTTTCAGCACAGCGTCCACCACGCTGGCCGCCAGGGCTATTGGCAGGCAGGATGAGGAACTGCGCAGGGTTTATTTCAAAGAGCTGTTAAAAGTCGGGGTGGTCATCAGTTCAATTACCTCTGTGCTCCTGATCGTTCTGCCCCAGTTCTTTATGACACTGATGACGGATAAGCCTGAGCTGCAGGCCATAGGTGTTGTGTATGTGTTTGTTATGGGATTTATCCAGATACCTCAGAATCTGTCCAGGATTTACAACGGGACCATCAGGGCCATGGGCTACAAGAATGCCCCTATGCTGGTGGCGGGATTTGGTATTTGGATCGTGAGGATTCCGCTGTGTATGCTGGCCGCCTATGTACTGGGCCTGCCTTTGACGGCCATCTGGATCATTATTGCAGTGGATCAGATATCCAGGTTCCTGCTCAGTGCCGGATTATATTACCGGATCAACAGAAAGCGTGAGCGAATACTGGAAGCGGCACAGAACGGATGA
- a CDS encoding ABC transporter substrate-binding protein codes for MKKKQAAAMVTAAVMALSLTACGGGGGAGKDASGDKEGGLSGEITIWSWDVALAHLEAWSEKFQEENPDVTFNFEEMGVDQVYQKMTTCLQSGIGLPDIVSIEGEQMAKFGEKFPGKFEEFTDMINPDDFFPIKMSECTVDGKVIAYPWDSGPCGMFYRSDLFEQAGIKAEDIVTWDDFIEAGKVLKEKTGADMLCMAESRNDTTYRLLMMEGGGFYFDKDGSTQVDSEASVQAMETCKKMYDAGITFNNSSWDDMVAGMGADKFACIADAVWMVGSIKDAVPDQDGKWAVMPLPKFQADQEAQGASNGGSVLAVPSASKSAEASKAFVKFVMEDVDANVEGFRNYGLYPSYLKALESDVFKEGDDFFGGQQIFDLFTEIGKTVPQVNYTANFAEALEMSKNSMAKVMLNNGDPTEVLNGEQEEMKAKFGK; via the coding sequence ATGAAAAAGAAACAAGCAGCAGCAATGGTAACAGCAGCAGTGATGGCATTGTCTCTGACAGCATGCGGCGGAGGCGGAGGAGCCGGCAAAGATGCGTCCGGTGACAAGGAAGGCGGTCTTTCCGGGGAGATCACGATCTGGAGCTGGGACGTGGCACTGGCCCATTTAGAAGCGTGGTCAGAGAAATTCCAGGAGGAGAACCCGGATGTAACCTTTAATTTTGAGGAGATGGGCGTGGACCAGGTGTATCAGAAGATGACCACCTGCCTGCAGTCCGGTATCGGGCTTCCGGATATTGTCTCCATTGAGGGTGAGCAGATGGCAAAATTCGGAGAAAAGTTCCCCGGAAAATTTGAAGAGTTCACGGATATGATCAACCCTGACGATTTCTTTCCTATTAAAATGTCAGAGTGTACCGTTGACGGCAAAGTCATTGCTTATCCCTGGGATTCCGGCCCCTGCGGCATGTTCTACAGAAGCGACCTGTTCGAGCAGGCAGGGATCAAGGCAGAAGACATTGTGACCTGGGATGATTTCATTGAGGCGGGAAAAGTATTAAAGGAAAAAACGGGCGCTGATATGCTCTGCATGGCAGAATCCAGAAATGATACCACTTACAGACTTCTCATGATGGAGGGCGGCGGCTTCTACTTTGACAAGGACGGCAGTACCCAGGTGGATTCTGAGGCTTCAGTCCAGGCCATGGAGACCTGTAAGAAAATGTACGATGCAGGCATTACGTTCAACAATTCCTCCTGGGACGATATGGTGGCCGGTATGGGCGCGGACAAGTTCGCGTGCATCGCGGATGCAGTATGGATGGTCGGTTCCATCAAAGACGCGGTTCCTGACCAGGACGGCAAGTGGGCGGTAATGCCCCTCCCAAAATTCCAGGCAGACCAGGAGGCCCAGGGCGCATCCAACGGCGGTTCTGTCCTGGCAGTCCCCTCAGCCAGCAAAAGCGCGGAGGCTTCCAAAGCATTTGTAAAATTCGTTATGGAGGATGTGGACGCCAATGTGGAAGGATTCCGGAATTACGGACTGTACCCCTCTTACCTGAAAGCACTGGAGTCTGACGTGTTCAAAGAGGGCGACGATTTCTTCGGAGGCCAGCAGATTTTTGACCTGTTTACAGAGATCGGAAAGACGGTTCCTCAGGTAAACTACACTGCCAACTTTGCGGAGGCGCTGGAGATGTCCAAGAATTCCATGGCAAAAGTCATGCTGAACAATGGTGACCCCACAGAGGTTCTGAATGGGGAGCAGGAGGAAATGAAAGCCAAATTCGGAAAATAG
- a CDS encoding carbohydrate ABC transporter permease produces the protein MKTTGKKISGRKIFTYVFLTIAALISLFPFYFMFVSATNTNAEILSAAPKLFFGSHLAENFANLNKKMDLVRILTNSTIMTVSYTALAIVLHSMAGYALAKFEFKGKGLLFGLIMITMMIPAQVMYVPLFTLMNNIGWANTYQAVVLPGLAGAFGIFLMRQNMLAFPTSLIEAARIDGCGEIGIFLKVVLPSQKPAVGALGIYMFMSMWNNFMWPLIILSTKSMYNFPVALAMLDGVVWRKDYGVIMLATVCAVLPIMIIFLVFQKQFVAGVMGGAVKE, from the coding sequence GTGAAAACAACAGGAAAGAAAATAAGCGGACGCAAGATTTTTACCTATGTGTTCCTGACCATTGCGGCACTGATCTCCCTGTTTCCCTTTTATTTTATGTTCGTATCCGCCACGAACACCAATGCGGAGATCCTAAGTGCGGCGCCAAAACTGTTTTTTGGTTCCCATCTGGCAGAAAACTTCGCAAACCTGAACAAAAAGATGGACCTTGTGAGGATACTTACGAATTCCACCATTATGACAGTCAGCTATACAGCCCTTGCCATTGTACTGCATTCCATGGCGGGATATGCGCTGGCGAAGTTTGAATTCAAAGGGAAGGGACTGCTGTTCGGTCTGATCATGATAACCATGATGATTCCCGCCCAGGTCATGTATGTGCCTCTGTTCACGCTGATGAACAACATCGGCTGGGCCAACACGTATCAGGCAGTGGTGCTTCCCGGTCTTGCGGGAGCCTTTGGTATCTTTCTGATGCGGCAGAATATGCTGGCATTTCCAACTTCCCTGATCGAGGCAGCCAGAATAGACGGCTGCGGGGAGATCGGCATTTTTCTGAAGGTGGTGCTTCCCTCCCAGAAACCTGCGGTGGGTGCCCTTGGAATCTATATGTTTATGAGTATGTGGAACAACTTTATGTGGCCGTTGATCATTCTCAGTACAAAATCCATGTACAACTTCCCGGTAGCGCTGGCTATGCTGGACGGCGTGGTGTGGAGAAAAGACTACGGTGTGATCATGCTGGCAACGGTCTGCGCGGTACTGCCGATCATGATCATCTTTCTGGTATTCCAGAAACAGTTTGTGGCAGGTGTTATGGGCGGAGCGGTGAAAGAGTAG
- a CDS encoding carbohydrate ABC transporter permease codes for MAGGKEKRKNFVNKKTAPYIFLLPMIVLFGVFMVYPVIKSLGLSFYDFEGGEYLFCGFNNYVTMFRDPVFWKSLGNTFIYLAIQVPVMVILSLVLGVLVEENFLKFRTCYRISVFLPSVTALVAYAMIFKLLFNTDFGLVNHLLRSIGWSGVDWLNSVWGARAVVIMGITWRWTGYNTIIMIAGLKGIPTELYESADMDGASFLQKFFRITVPMVKSIILFVSITSTIGTLQLFDESFVLTKGGPDNATITIGHYLYNTGFSYYKFGYAAALSYALVIIIGILSFVQFKATNGGDN; via the coding sequence ATGGCTGGGGGAAAAGAAAAAAGAAAGAACTTTGTGAACAAAAAAACAGCGCCGTATATATTTTTACTGCCAATGATAGTCCTGTTTGGGGTGTTCATGGTCTATCCGGTAATAAAATCCCTGGGGCTGAGCTTCTATGATTTTGAGGGCGGGGAGTACCTGTTCTGCGGCTTCAATAATTATGTGACCATGTTCCGGGACCCGGTGTTCTGGAAGTCCCTGGGAAATACTTTTATTTATCTGGCGATCCAGGTACCCGTTATGGTGATCCTTTCCCTGGTGCTGGGCGTTCTGGTGGAGGAAAATTTCCTGAAATTCAGGACTTGTTACCGGATCAGCGTGTTCCTGCCATCTGTTACAGCACTGGTTGCATATGCTATGATCTTTAAACTGCTGTTCAACACGGATTTTGGTCTGGTAAACCATCTTCTCCGGTCTATAGGCTGGAGCGGTGTGGACTGGCTGAACTCCGTGTGGGGCGCCAGGGCAGTTGTCATTATGGGCATTACCTGGAGATGGACCGGATATAACACCATCATCATGATCGCGGGCCTGAAGGGAATCCCCACGGAGCTGTATGAATCAGCGGATATGGACGGGGCATCCTTCCTGCAGAAATTCTTCCGGATCACGGTTCCCATGGTAAAATCCATTATCCTCTTTGTGAGCATCACCTCCACCATCGGAACCCTGCAGTTGTTTGACGAGTCCTTTGTACTGACAAAAGGAGGGCCGGACAATGCCACGATAACTATTGGGCATTATTTGTACAACACCGGATTTTCCTACTACAAATTCGGGTATGCGGCAGCACTCAGTTATGCCCTGGTGATCATCATAGGCATACTGTCCTTTGTCCAGTTCAAGGCTACAAACGGAGGTGACAATTAG